The following proteins come from a genomic window of Gossypium raimondii isolate GPD5lz chromosome 5, ASM2569854v1, whole genome shotgun sequence:
- the LOC105771320 gene encoding dof zinc finger protein DOF3.6 isoform X2 yields MVFSSLPSYLDPPNWQQRPPFLQQPGVITSENHHNSQLPPPAPPSAAGGAGGIRPGSMVERAKLAKIPHPASALKCPRCESTNTKFCYFNNYSLSQPRHFCKTCRRYWTRGGALRNVPVGGGCRRNKRSKGRKRSKSPSVTSERQTGSSSSATTINSNGCTEMLSHVNPAAAPQLPPLAPLHHLGDYNSGDIEVTFGNETRIMSSNGVGLMLPDWRSAQQVQQFPFLTSLDHPQTGLYSFVNETMEPTGYAGQQQLLGSKPLESTITESSAVKMEETPSPWLNQSRNFLGNSGNDDQYWFGGGGNPWTDLSGFIKEK; encoded by the exons ATGGTTTTCTCATCTCTTCCAAGCTATCTTGATCCACCTAATTGGCAGCAG CGGCCACCATTTCTTCAGCAACCTGGAGTTATCACTAGCGAGAATCATCATAATTCTCAGCTTCCACCACCGGCGCCACCATCTGCTGCTGGTGGTGCAGGTGGTATTAGGCCTGGTTCAATGGTGGAACGAGCCAAGCTAGCTAAAATACCACACCCTGCGTCAGCTCTCAAGTGCCCTCGATGCGAATCAACAAATACTAAATTTTGTTACTTCAACAATTACAGTCTTTCACAGCCTCGCCACTTTTGCAAGACCTGCAGACGATACTGGACTCGCGGAGGCGCCTTAAGGAACGTCCCGGTCGGTGGCGGTTGTCGAAGAAACAAACGAAGCAAAGGACGTAAAAGATCAAAGTCCCCATCGGTAACATCTGAACGCCAAACCGGGTCAAGCTCATCTGCCACTACTATCAACTCTAATGGTTGCACTGAAATGTTAAGCCACGTGAACCCAGCAGCAGCGCCACAGTTGCCTCCATTGGCCCCTTTACATCATCTTGGCGACTATAATTCTGGTGATATTGAGGTAACTTTTGGCAATGAAACTAGAATAATGAGCTCAAATGGTGTTGGATTAATGTTACCAGATTGGAGATCAGCGCAACAAGTTCAACAATTTCCGTTTTTAACCAGTTTGGATCACCCTCAAACTGGgttatattcatttgtaaatgAAACTATGGAGCCAACAGGTTATGCCGGTCAGCAGCAGCTGCTTGGGTCTAAGCCATTGGAGAGCACGATAACCGAATCGTCAGCTGTTAAAATGGAAGAAACTCCATCTCCATGGTTGAATCAATCAAGGAATTTTCTGGGGAATTCAGGAAATGATGATCAATACTGGTTTGGTGGTGGTGGTAATCCATGGACTGATCTTTCTG GTTTCATCAAAGAGAAATGA
- the LOC105771320 gene encoding dof zinc finger protein DOF3.6 isoform X1, which produces MVFSSLPSYLDPPNWQQRPPFLQQPGVITSENHHNSQLPPPAPPSAAGGAGGIRPGSMVERAKLAKIPHPASALKCPRCESTNTKFCYFNNYSLSQPRHFCKTCRRYWTRGGALRNVPVGGGCRRNKRSKGRKRSKSPSVTSERQTGSSSSATTINSNGCTEMLSHVNPAAAPQLPPLAPLHHLGDYNSGDIEVTFGNETRIMSSNGVGLMLPDWRSAQQVQQFPFLTSLDHPQTGLYSFVNETMEPTGYAGQQQLLGSKPLESTITESSAVKMEETPSPWLNQSRNFLGNSGNDDQYWFGGGGNPWTDLSGFTSSSITHFF; this is translated from the exons ATGGTTTTCTCATCTCTTCCAAGCTATCTTGATCCACCTAATTGGCAGCAG CGGCCACCATTTCTTCAGCAACCTGGAGTTATCACTAGCGAGAATCATCATAATTCTCAGCTTCCACCACCGGCGCCACCATCTGCTGCTGGTGGTGCAGGTGGTATTAGGCCTGGTTCAATGGTGGAACGAGCCAAGCTAGCTAAAATACCACACCCTGCGTCAGCTCTCAAGTGCCCTCGATGCGAATCAACAAATACTAAATTTTGTTACTTCAACAATTACAGTCTTTCACAGCCTCGCCACTTTTGCAAGACCTGCAGACGATACTGGACTCGCGGAGGCGCCTTAAGGAACGTCCCGGTCGGTGGCGGTTGTCGAAGAAACAAACGAAGCAAAGGACGTAAAAGATCAAAGTCCCCATCGGTAACATCTGAACGCCAAACCGGGTCAAGCTCATCTGCCACTACTATCAACTCTAATGGTTGCACTGAAATGTTAAGCCACGTGAACCCAGCAGCAGCGCCACAGTTGCCTCCATTGGCCCCTTTACATCATCTTGGCGACTATAATTCTGGTGATATTGAGGTAACTTTTGGCAATGAAACTAGAATAATGAGCTCAAATGGTGTTGGATTAATGTTACCAGATTGGAGATCAGCGCAACAAGTTCAACAATTTCCGTTTTTAACCAGTTTGGATCACCCTCAAACTGGgttatattcatttgtaaatgAAACTATGGAGCCAACAGGTTATGCCGGTCAGCAGCAGCTGCTTGGGTCTAAGCCATTGGAGAGCACGATAACCGAATCGTCAGCTGTTAAAATGGAAGAAACTCCATCTCCATGGTTGAATCAATCAAGGAATTTTCTGGGGAATTCAGGAAATGATGATCAATACTGGTTTGGTGGTGGTGGTAATCCATGGACTGATCTTTCTGGTTTCACCTCTTCTTCCATAACccatttcttttga